Genomic window (Syngnathus typhle isolate RoL2023-S1 ecotype Sweden linkage group LG4, RoL_Styp_1.0, whole genome shotgun sequence):
CTGTCTGACTGACAGAGACGAAGCATTCCAGGGTTTACCTTTTCTCTCtgatgggcaatttggagcactGAAAACCATTGGAAAACGACACGAGTCCTTAGAAAATGTCACTAATAGCTTTCCTTGTCTTGTTGATGACAACCACCTCATGTTTCAGGATTTAAGAGCACTTCCTCAAAGCCAGTTTGAAGAGAAGAAAAGTGGGAAACAAAACCAAGACAACGTTTTTGAAAAATCTGTAGAAGATGACAATCAAGGCCATACCTGCGTCCCTCCAAGCTCAAACCACAGTTTTCCAGTAGATGACAACTACCAAGTGTTTCGTGGCGTAAGGGAGCTCGCTGATAGTCCGTTTGGGCAGCCGAGCATTGGCAGCAAAGAAGACTTGAAGAAGACTTCAGAAAATTCTTTTGAAGGTGTTTGTCTAAGCAAAACATACACCCCGACACAATCAACCCCCGGCTTTCCTGTGGATGATAACTACAAAGACTTTCGTGGTTTCAGGGATGATCAGGTTGAAAGGAAAAGTGTTGAAAAGGAGAACCTGGTGAAGGATGTAGAAAATACTTTTAAAGATTCTACTGTCAACCTTCAAGGGATTCTCCCAGTGGATGACAACTACCAAGTGTGTCAACGTTTAAGGCAGCTCCCAGATAGTCACGTCGGGGAGCAGGACGATGAAAACAAAGATTCAGAGAAATCTTTGCAAGACTCATAGGAAGAAGTCACGAAAAGCATTACCTGCATCCCTGTGGTCGCAAATCTGAACGTTCCCATAGATGATAACTACCAAGCTTTTTATGGATTAAGGCAAAACTTTGATAATAAAGTTGGAGAGCCAAAGGGTGGTGACGTTTTAGAAACTCCATTAAAAGGGGTTCAATGCTGCTCGCATATTCCCGCAAATGTACGAGACAATCTTCCAGTAGAAGACAACTACCAAGTGTTTCGGAGCTTAACAAAGCAGGCTGATGTAACTCCTGCAGGCCAAAGAAGCAGCATAAAAGACGACCGGGCGATCAAAGATTTCTCTAAAGGCGACGACTGTACACCTGAAAGCTTACAAGATAGGCTTTTAGTGGATGACCACTACAAAGTCATTCAGTCCTCGCCGAAGTTGTGTGATAAATTCTCGGAACATAAAGGGATCAAGAAAAAAGGTTTGGAGACGGCTTTTGAGATGTCTCTACCTGTAATGCCCGGAGGCCGCTCAGGCCCAGAACCAGCAGCGTCGACTGAACATGTTCACAGACACCTCCCTGAGCCCCAAATgccttttttgccaataatctCGACTGACCTCAGAAATGACATTATCACAGAGAGTGGCTACAAAATTATATAGTGTGGAACTAAATGCCGTCATTACTTTGTCAAATATGGTCTTGTGTATTTCTATACTAAAATGAAATGGGTTGTTCCTTAAGAATGAGTTGAGCCTGTTCACTAAATGTCGATGAAATTAGAACCTCCCAGGGAGAGGAAAAAGTTAGGCATTGCTTTTTCTGTCGTTTGGTTGGACTTAATGTAATCAACATcattaaaatatgtttttgtataTGTTGTTGATATTATTGTACAGTACAAATCTGCCAATAAAGTTGCACAAATTTGGAGAAAAATACTGTCGTCACCTTCTTGGGAtttgagcgagggagggagggagactgATGCTACAGAATGATTGTTTGTCGAAGTGAAGAGTGAGCAATTGGCCACACCTCATCCACAACCAAGATTGTGCAATCACTTCCTCATTTTTTCCCCGCAACAGAAGAGTCATGTTTgtggaaataaatgaataatgcaAACGCATGTCAGTGCATTAATCATTTTCACTGATGCTTGAAATTGAATTACTAAAACTAATTTGACTGCGGATCGACTGGAGGAGGAGTAATGCAGCAATACTTGCTGGACACTTCTTTAGGTACATTTGTTGAATCTAATGAAATCCAATACTAGCATGGTATCAATAATTCTTCACCAAGttaaaaaagcattttttatCCATCAATTTTATTACTATTTATTAcatgttttgaaaaaatatatttctctTAAGAAGTAGTAGATGAGCTAatgcttgcaaaaaaaacagTATTGGAACATTGTCATTTGTCCAAACTCTTTAATCATATTTTTGCGGCGAGAAAGCGGATACTTTATTTTAAGGCCACAAAGCCCTGCCCTACCTGTTACTTGAGGAGAGAGTCAAGGAGCAAAGATTGCCTGCGAGAGGGAGAGAAGGCCTCCAATTGGCCGATTAGAGGTGAATTGACGCGGAGCCTTTATTTTTGCAAGCCTCCCAAAACTGACAAGGGCTTGGTGACACCTatagcgtccgtccgtccacacAAAGCTTCTTAACAAACCTGAAGTTTGGACTGAAGATGCAAGCAGCTGGCCGCCTGAGACTGAGGATGTGGCTGGAGGAGCAGATTGAGTCTGGGAAGTATCCGGGAGTCTGCTGGATCGACAAGGTACATCGTATTAAGAAGCTACGTCTACGCAACGTACACTCGGGGCAATAACATCACTAACacttaaaattttaattttgcagTTTGACAAGATTCAATATTAGatggaaaagaaaatatattatcATGAAACTAAGTCATACATTCACAACCTTAACATGAATCTTTAAtgtatacaatttttttaaatgtcaaggCCACAGTACATTTTATAGTATTGAAGTatgaatgctttttttcttttttctttcaagtcAGAGCGAGTTTTCCAAATCCCGTGGAAACACGCAGCTCGTCACGGCTGGAGTATCGACCACGACGCCACTCTCTTCAGGAGTTGGGCCGAGCACACTGGTACGGCACATTAACTTCTCTTATGTCTAATCAGTCAGCTTCAATGTAAAAgtctaaataaaaaaagctcaAGAATATGTGTTGCCCTAAAACCATAATTTTTTTTAGCCTGAAAAATTGTTCTTCATTTCAGTTtgagaaacacattttttttttgctccatatGGAGGAAGCGGATCCTCTGTCACGCTTTGCTCATGTGCAATTGGCTGCATCACTAATGGCCTGGTCGCCATTAACGTGAAGTGAAGGCGATCATATTGCACTGTCAGCGTGATTTTCCTTACCAGACAAACCATTAGGAACACCTACACAAAGCCCAAAACGTCTGCTGGATGGAtaaactttaaaaaataaattgaagcCAAACAGGACGTGCTCAACTGCAGGTCGATACCGTCCGGGCCAACACAAAGCAGACCCAAAGACTTGGAAAGCCAACTTCCGCTGTGCCCTCAACTCTCTCCCTGACGTATTTGAGCTACGCGAGCGCAGCAACAAGAGAGGCAGCGACGCCTACAAAGTCTACAAGATGCTCCCTGGCCCCCCTCGCAACCGAGGTGAATGCAACAAACTATGCGTTACACCTATGACGAATATATTCGTCTAACAAAATAGTACTTTTGAAGCAAGAAATTAGTCACAAACAGTCCCTCCACTCCTTTTAGGCCTCAGGATGCCGAGTCAGCGCCTCAAAAAGCAGCAAAGTGTCAGAGGGATTGCATCAGTTGAGGTTTTGCCACTGCCATGGCAACCTCCAAGCGGCACTTCAAGCACTCATGAGGCATCACTCAGCGTCACCAATATACAGAGTGAGCCTTTCGTTTCTACAAACGATTGAGAAATTTACTTGCCTTACTGTTGTCACTATGCAGACACGTCATTGGAGACCATGAAGGAGGAGGACGCATCCAAGGTATCACGAGAGGATCCTCCAGACTATCAAAAGGTTATGTCGGGACATGAGAAGGTCACACTATTAGAAATAGTTCCACATCACATCAATCAACAAATTGTTAAATCAACACTTGCAAAATGAGCATTTCAATCTTTGTGAAGTCAGAACTGATGTTACAGATGTgaaagtgtacctaatattttgGATGGTGGGTGTCTCCTCAATGGACGTTGAtctattttgtgtttttctgcaGCTGATTGGTCACAGCAGCAGCACTGCTGAGGCGTGCTACCACACTTGTGCTCAGAGAGGATGGAAGGCTTACTCACTGTGGGACCACTGGCACTGTACGTGCTCGGGAACTTACAATTTATTCTAATTGTTAAAAAGTGATTCAAATAATAAGTTATAGAAAAAGCGCTACATGTATGGAAATTTTAGGGAAGCACTTCTGATTCAAATTTGCTGTTGACTTAGGTCCAGTTGATGACACCTTCCTCTCCCTGCACATAGACAACGGCAATGAGGTTTTGGGGGCGTCAGATCGGTTCTTACATCAGCAGACCCTCCCAGAGTGGCAACATCAGGAgcaatgtgtctgtgtgtgcatgtcacaTACCTGATGACTTTTTATTTCTGCAAAGTCGctgaaataaaagatgaaagatctTGTTCCAAGCCACGCATTAAGCTCATGTAACTTCTTTATGCTTAAGTGCTTCATACTCACGTCAGTGACTCCCTGCAGCAACAAAATGAAAAGATCTCATTTCACATTATTAGGAccagtagggaaaaaaaaatgatgttcaATGAAAACCAGTTTTGCACACCATTgtcacaaacataaaaaaatctcaaatttttaaaTTGGTGTGAAAATTTCACGAGCCTCCTAAATACAACATTAAACttatttaattaaaacaaacccAAAAGTTGGAGACAGGCTTTTAATTACATTAAATTGACTTATctgttgtgtttaaaaaaatatatattactgATGCATTTAAAAATGGACGACACAGTTGGTAAAACATCAACACGTGACATTTATTTCCCATTTTCAGAAATGAAAAACAGGATGGACTTATTTCTTAATGGAAGGAACATGTCATACAGTGCCCTTAGGTGGGAAAAGACAATTTATACAACATTAAAAATGTAACTAAAACAGAAGTATATGTATTTCTTATTGTTGCCTTACAGCATGAAACAAATGTTACAACTCAAAAggggaataaaaaataataataatttcaactCAACCCTCAAGTACACCCTGCTATTCACAAGTTGAAATTTACAATGGACAGAAAAAGAGACAACACTttcataattaaaataaaaaataaaataaaaatagtaaccTATAACCTGTAGATCTCGATTTGGAGTAAAAGTTAAACAATTGAGAATCTGGTTGCACAAGTGGGCACACCCTCTTATAGCCAGGatgtggctgtgttcagaattcACACCTGGTGTTTAAAGGTGCCTCTGACTAAccccaaataaagttcagatgttTTAGTAGGCTTTTCCTAACATTTTTCTTCATACATTCTACGACACCAGCAACTAAATGTTGGCAGGTGTGTGCCGACTCCCTCAACTTTATTTTTTGATTTCAACAGGGCTGTGCACTGAAGGCTTTTTCTATCCACTGTAAACCAGCAGATGGGACGGAAAAACAAATATGAAGAACTTTCCACATGAAAAATATTGAACTCCTATAAATTGTTACATACTttaaagct
Coding sequences:
- the LOC133152505 gene encoding interferon regulatory factor 2-like isoform X1, translated to MQAAGRLRLRMWLEEQIESGKYPGVCWIDKSERVFQIPWKHAARHGWSIDHDATLFRSWAEHTGRYRPGQHKADPKTWKANFRCALNSLPDVFELRERSNKRGSDAYKVYKMLPGPPRNRGLRMPSQRLKKQQSVRGIASVEVLPLPWQPPSGTSSTHEASLSVTNIQNTSLETMKEEDASKVSREDPPDYQKLIGHSSSTAEACYHTCAQRGWKAYSLWDHWHCPVDDTFLSLHIDNGNEVLGASDRFLHQQTLPEWQHQEQCVCVCMSHT
- the LOC133152505 gene encoding interferon regulatory factor 2-like isoform X2; protein product: MQAAGRLRLRMWLEEQIESGKYPGVCWIDKSERVFQIPWKHAARHGWSIDHDATLFRSWAEHTGRYRPGQHKADPKTWKANFRCALNSLPDVFELRERSNKRGSDAYKVYKMLPGPPRNRGLRMPSQRLKKQQSVRGIASVEVLPLPWQPPSGTSSTHEASLSVTNIQNTSLETMKEEDASKLIGHSSSTAEACYHTCAQRGWKAYSLWDHWHCPVDDTFLSLHIDNGNEVLGASDRFLHQQTLPEWQHQEQCVCVCMSHT